Proteins from a single region of Trichoderma asperellum chromosome 3, complete sequence:
- a CDS encoding uncharacterized protein (EggNog:ENOG41): protein MHGSRRVATLQPGDYDHEITILDDEAEEGSQRAASSEGRALIASNTASRLLSDQEAETEDDQERPSHRGERHGQDDTHLQPSSALKAKNAETHIYQLPTAETTSDLRPSVSGEGPSIEIRVGPSLDAVSERTSHWDNRSRPRSRDKRETAIDILYENERGGFLCCGVGLFSAAALGGLDPTPWTNAYHNPSPTDIHTAQVPDPSWEWVWPEWRINEQDGLDEGGWEYSFAFQKAFSWHGPKWWNSFVRRRAWIRKRAKKRPEEAAIGSNPLASFDYFHTGLPSVLSPQGSRVGSRAPSRAPSRFSTTQASSVEPEQNRPDIEDIHMLLHILRTARIDRERREAVENYIEHAIDLSELQHEMHEIMCLFIFQQSRRQLLSYLMHKHEETAKAWEEDKSLELKVRKEALDAAVRHAEEEVCKLAYWSDVKQMAESGELRDVVGTCEGLGDDPWQGLDKSAPEAPRDGKMPKP, encoded by the exons ATGCACGGCTCACGCCGCGTTGCGACCTTACAGCCGGGTGACTACGATCACGAGATTACAATCTTGGACGATGAGGCCGAAGAAGGATCACAACGAGCTGCAAGCTCTGAAGGCAGAGCGCTCATTGCCTCGAATACCGCTTCACGCCTGCTATCTGACCAGGAAGCAGAGACAGAGGATGACCAGGAGCGGCCTTCGCACCGTGGCGAGAGACACGGCCAGGACGACACGCATCTGCAGCCAAGCAGTGCGTTGAAGGCGAAAAACGCCGAAACTCATATTTACCAGCTCCCTACTGCGGAGACGACCAGCGATTTACGTCCTTCAGTTTCCGGCGAAGGACCCTCAATCGAAATCCGAG TCGGTCCAAGTCTCGACGCCGTTTCGGAACGCACTTCACATTGGGATAACCGTTCAAGGCCCAGGTCAAGAGACAAGCGGGAGACGGCTATAGATATTCTATACGAGAATGAAAGAGGCGGATTTTTATGTTGTGGCGTCGGCTTGTTTTCTGCCGCAGCTCTCGGCGGGCTTGACCCCACCCCTTGGA CCAATGCTTACCACAATCCATCTCCCACTGATATTCATACTGCGCAGGTTCCCGACCCGTCGTGGGAGTGGGTATGGCCTGAATGGCGGATCAATGAGCAAGACGGCTTGGATGAAGGTGGCTGGGAATATTCTTTTGCCTTTCAAAAGGCATTCTCATGGCACGGACCAAAGTGGTGGAACTCGTTTGTCAGACGGCGTGCATGGATTCGGAAGAGGGCGAAGAAGCGGcctgaagaagcagcaatTGGATCGAATCCTCTTGCCAGTTTCGACTATTTCCACACTGGGCTACCATCCGTCCTAAGCCCGCAAGGTAGCCGGGTCGGCAGCAGAGCTCCAAGCAGGGCTCCGAGCCGATTTAGTACGACGCAGGCATCGTCTGTTGAACCAGAGCAAAATCGACCCGATATCGAGGATATACACATGCTTCTTCATATCCTCCGCACTGCCAGGATTGACCGAGAGAGGCGAGAAGCTGTCGAAAACTATATCGAGCATGCGATAGACTTGTCAGAACTACAGCATGAGATGCATGAAATCATGTGTCTGTTCATATTCCAACAATCACGCAGGCAGCTGCTATCATATTTAATGCATAAACACGAAGAGACGGCAAAAGCATGGGAGGAAGACAAGAGTCTAGAATTGAAGGTTCGCAAAGAGGCCCTTGACGCCGCCGTGAGgcatgctgaagaagaggtcTGCAAGCTGGCTTACTGGAGCGATGTGAAGCAGATGGCTGAGAGCGGAGAATTGCGCGACGTTGTCGGCACCTGTGAGGGACTTGGTGATGATCCATGGCAAGGTCTAGACAAGAGCGCCCCTGAAGCCCCTAGAGATGGCAAGATGCCAAAGCCCTGa
- a CDS encoding uncharacterized protein (TransMembrane:1 (i623-646o)~EggNog:ENOG41), giving the protein MNRPPAAATDGGKGATQPAGPDMANHQPTPGAPASGATSSASATAGQTSRQSSASNSVTYSPMGSRDPSPTRHPRRATSSSGRINRSSSRNSSQLDQSPSRQLKSSLGGPASGIRSLSATTTPVLVPVTANSPDSQSVQAPEPQKPAQSSELRDNTKWPVSPRVRSPPLQLLRNGSTTPRPSEQDPPLINVQHPSPSAQPADSYQYLTASESEAEDLQMASGLRTPARGPLETVQEVSQPNSPARRRQQQDSSLLEHVREKFSYDNQSDIDGGRTLRARPMIPGQENGGDSTGARRTTSVPPPLLSRQSSAIMLSKQAKARPEGSTQTMTVETETVSSIPQVALTVGPKPDGMNGTLRTKPSNETIKPKKEKKRSRKQPVNSGNGSSKADIFEAKIANAVDEANTSDSEETFVYDSNPPDVGDRVTRRFHSRTPSATSIVSQGDRPNLRSIYGIMDNHVPAPKKSMKFSNTYGNGAIDGGGLTGDEDGRGTGRSAGGSGRGTVRQHHHIGRWGRQPGNGHPSLFDNESPFQNTPRPKLANSRHSSGPPSPRNHPSMRGPLSSKRSAIHMSSSYDLDDTTGADDERTPLIDNGRRGGRFRRGPHNLRQAEAQTYTRRSSYLNRFAACLVLTMMFLLVITGAIGFMFATSQPLSDIEIVSIHNVVTSEQVLMFDVTVKAHNPNVVVVTIDHANLEIFAKSEYGGVDSDWWDNPDGLKDNLVRPYDDPPNDPTTPGGEDETKPNILLGRITEFDSPLTFEGSLFHQGLSSSTGEMQLPYPGNATAGGSKRWERIYQNEFDLIVKGVVKYSLPLSAHIRSATVSGRTTVKPNSANNPPSKPNVTAVNFEA; this is encoded by the exons ATGAACAGGCCAccggctgctgctactgaCGGTGGTAAAGGCGCCACACAGCCTGCCGGCCCCGACATGGCGAATCATCAGCCCACACCTGGTGCGCCTGCGTCCGGTGCGACGTCCAGCGCCAGTGCCACCGCGGGCCAGACGTCGAGACAATCATCCGCCAGCAACTCCGTCACTTATTCACCCATGGGCTCCCGAGACCCCTCTCCGACCCGTCATCCCCGGAGAGCAACTTCGTCGTCGGGCAGGATCAACCGTTCCAGTTCACGGAACAGCAGCCAGCTGGATCAGAGTCCATCTCGCCAGCTCAAGTCGTCTCTTGGCGGTCCTGCCTCCGGCATTCGAAGCCTCTCCGCGACTACCACGCCAGTCCTCGTGCCCGTCACCGCCAACTCCCCAGACTCGCAGTCCGTCCAGGCACCAGAGCCGCAGAAGCCTGCACAGTCGTCCGAGTTGAGAGACAACACGAAATGGCCCGTGTCGCCGCGTGTGCGCTCCCCTCCGCTGCAACTGCTTAGAAACGGCAGCACTACGCCTCGCCCGAGCGAGCAGGACCCTCCTCTTATCAACGTACAGCACCCCAGTCCGTCTGCCCAGCCGGCAGACTCATACCAGTACTTAACTGCCAGCGAAAGCGAAGCCGAAGACTTGCAGATGGCTTCCGGCCTACGAACACCGGCCCGAGGGCCTCTGGAAACTGTTCAAGAGGTTAGCCAGCCCAACTCGccagcccgccgccgccagcagcaggatTCGTCCCTTCTGGAGCACGTAAGGGAAAAATTCTCATACGACAATCAGTCAGATATTGATGGCGGTCGGACTCTGCGAGCCAGGCCCATGATTCCCGGCCAGGAGAATGGCGGCGATAGCACCGGTGCCAGGAGAACAACCTCTGTTCCTCCGCCTCTCCTCTCGAGACAATCCAGTGCGATAATGCTatccaagcaagcaaaagccCGGCCTGAGGGTTCTACGCAGACCATGACGGTGGAGACTGAGACCGTGTCCAGCATTCCCCAGGTGGCACTTACAGTAGGCCCAAAGCCGGACGGCATGAATGGTACCCTGAGAACGAAACCAAGCAACGAGACTATTAAacctaaaaaagaaaagaaaagatctCGCAAACAACCGGTCAACAGCGGAAATG GATCATCCAAAGCGGATATTTTTGAAGCCAAGATCGCGAACGCTGTTGATGAAGCTAATACCTCTGATTCAGAGGAGACGTTTGTGTATGATTCTAATCCCCCAGATGTGGGAGACAGGGTTACCCGCCGCTTCCACTCTCGCACCCCCAGTGCAACATCTATCGTTAGCCAGGGAGATCGCCCCAACTTGCGCTCCATATATGGTATCATGGACAACCATGTTCCTGCGCCTAAGAAGAGCATGAAATTCTCCAATACTTACGGCAATGGTGCCATCGATGGTGGTGGATTAACcggcgacgaagatggcagAGGAACGGGCCGCAGCGCCGGTGGCTCTGGCCGTGGCACCGTTCGACAGCATCACCACATAGGACGCTGGGGTCGACAACCCGGCAATGGCCATCCCTCACTTTTTGACAACGAATCGCCTTTTCAGAACACGCCAAGGCCCAAGTTGGCCAACTCTCGTCATTCTTCTGGGCCACCTAGCCCGAGAAACCACCCCTCTATGCGGGGACCCCTGAGCTCTAAACGTTCAGCGATACACATGTCTTCGAGCTATGATTTGGACGATACTACTGGCGCAGATGACGAACGGACGCCTCTGATTGACAACGGCCGCAGAGGAGGACGATTTAGGCGTGGCCCGCATAACCTGCGGCAGGCGGAGGCTCAGACCTACACTAGGAGGTCGTCTTATCTCAACCGATTTGCCGCATGCCTGGTCCTTACGATGATGTTCCTCCTGGTCATTACTGGTGCCATTGGCTTCATGTTTGCGACTTCCCAGCCTCTGAGTGACATTGAAATTGTTTCCATCCACAATGTCGTCACCAGCGAACAGGTTCTCATGTTTGATGTCACTGTCAAGGCGCACAATCCCAACGTTGTGGTTGTCACCATCGACCATGCAAACCTTGAGATCTTCGCCAAATCGGAGTATGGAGGTGTTGACTCGGATTGGTGGGATAACCCGGATGGACTAAAAGACAACTTGGTACGTCCATACGACGACCCCCCGAACGATCCCACTACTCCTGGAGGAGAGGACGAGACGAAGCCAAACATACTGCTTGGACGCATTACCGAATTTGACAGCCCCCTGACATTCGAGGGATCACTGTTCCACCAAGGCCTGTCCTCTTCAACAGGCGAGATGCAGCTACCATACCCTGGCAACGCTACTGCCGGTGGCTCTAAGCGTTGGGAGCGAATTTATCAAAACGAATTTGATCTTATTGTGAAGGGTGTTGTCAAGTATAGCCTTCCCCTGAGCGCACATATCCGCAGCGCTACGGTGTCCGGACGAACGACGGTCAAACCAAACTCAGCGAATAATCCTCCATCGAAACCCAATGTTACGGCAGTGAATTTTGAAGCATAA
- a CDS encoding uncharacterized protein (BUSCO:EOG092D2RN7) — MAKADRAKRNNASNGPYEKPSEKNSKTNNVFKFNTNFGQHILKNPGVSDAIVDKAFLKPTDTVLEVGPGTGNLTVRILEKAKKCICVELDPRMAAEVTKRVQGKPEQRKLEVLLGDVIKTELPAFDVCISNTPYQISSPLVFKLLSLPNPPRCSVLMFQREFALRLTARPGDALYCRLSVNAQFWAKITHIMKVGKNNFRPPPQVESSVVRIEPKMGKDRPNVSWDEWDGLLRVCFVRKNKTLRASWLGTKEVLAMVERNYRTWCAMNGVPIDESVVEGAEEEDDMEMDDGGANDGEDAGMDVDDLGDDTPSFFQDLKAASANVPKTKSKRKKTKVAELVREKIRKVLEDVTELADKRAGKCDENDFLRLLFAFNEEGIHFS, encoded by the exons aTGGCCAAAGCCGACAGAGCGAAGCGCAACAACGCTTCCAATGGCCCATACGAGAAGCCAAGTGAAAAAAACTCAAAAACCAACAATGTCTTCAAGTTCAACACCAACTTTGGTCAGCACATTCTGAAGAACCCCGGTGTCTCAGACGCCATTGTCGACAAGGCCTTTCTCAAGCCCACAGACACCGTCCTTGAAGTCGGTCCCGGTACTGGCAACTTGACAGTCCGCATTCTGGAAAAGGCCAAAAAATGCATCTGCGTCGAGCTGGATCCTCGAATGGCGGCCGAAGTCACCAAGCGTGTGCAAGGAAAGCCGGAACAGCGAAAATTGGAGGTTTTGCTGGGAGATGTGATCAAGACAGAGCTACCAGCTTTTGATGTTTGCATCTCAAATACCCCCTATCAG ATTTCAAGTCCCCTCGTCTTCAAGCTGCTCTCCCTGCCCAACCCTCCTCGATGCTCCGTTCTCATGTTCCAGCGTGAATTTGCCCTCCGTCTCACAGCCCGCCCCGGCGACGCCCTCTACTGCCGCCTGTCCGTCAACGCCCAGTTCTGGGCCAAGATCACCCACATCATGAAGGTTGGCAAGAACAACTTCAGGCCTCCGCCGCAAGTCGAGTCCTCCGTCGTGCGCATCGAGCCCAAGATGGGTAAGGACCGGCCCAACGTCAGCTGGGACGAGTGGGACGGCCTTCTGCGAGTGTGCTTTGTCCGCAAGAACAAGACGCTCCGCGCGAGTTGGCTGGGCACCAAGGAAGTACTCGCCATGGTTGAGCGCAACTACCGCACCTGGTGCGCCATGAACGGCGTGCCCATCGACGAGAGCGTCGTCGAGGgtgcagaggaggaggacgacaTGGAAATGGATGACGGTGGCGCCAACGATGGCGAAGACGCCGGCATGGACGTCGACGACCTCGGCGATGATACCCCCAGTTTCTTCCAAGACCTCAAggccgccagcgccaacgttcccaagaccaagagcaagcgcaagaagaccaaggttGCGGAGCTCGTCCGCGAGAAGATCCGCAAGGTCCTCGAAGACGTGACAGAACTCGCAGATAAGCGAGCCGGTAAATGTGACGAAAACGACTTTTTGCGTCTGCTCTTTGCTTTCAACGAGGAGGGCATTCACTTTTCATAG
- a CDS encoding uncharacterized protein (EggNog:ENOG41), giving the protein MSTVAKKPQVSAVGRVTNSETGTSPPNSSHTRTQSLRSSTPPAGHSRTRSVRAAPVSARAAVASRRESVMSTVDSDARAAQAAALEDLQQRLEKEEKQSEQYRRQSEVLQSKLDDSVKESAKLEEKVHEHDELLETLRNEKREATRKIREMETIYEAERSAILKEKEEMANKEEEMQMVIARLKESLAQKLSVEDDPRPSRQSTSGSPSLDGSSFAPPSSLQRSDSRNSSKLILQKDKLIESLRLELAEAQIKLVESENQGGGRLREVERLLMEARMANARLMEDNESYQLLLQEKTLKGDFGQSDFSYMNPSVNHEALDALEGKTAGNSLADELDDATQSEPDTGVDHRRLESELKALREKNKALSLYINKIIERLLQHQDFETILDQSADMKPPLPEKDKDLPPPPPPAEKSEKSEKSEKSEKRLSSGQFPLQRTRTAPIMAGRTKPRPFSIIQTSDGNVLDHTDPDKAPSIPIGLGRINRRSRPASDQFPGAASLVSQMYRGPDSPASPPLTNKRHSTAFFPTAGVIGTPGRIPSGSQAPSSGNFPGTRGERSETSSLSGESGEISTPPSQSPPRSQSDKQTTFTGSKPRPLRLVQENPDAVKDNNANKRQSWISGWGWGGKKDDAPVSPAIPE; this is encoded by the exons ATGTCTACGGTTGCAAAGAAGCCGCAGGTCAGCGCAGTCGGCCGAGTCACAAATTCAGAGACGGGCACGTCTCCTCCAAACTCCTCCCATACGCGAACCCAATCCCTGCGATCCTCGACTCCCCCCGCCGGACACTCGCGAACGAGATCAGTTCGCGCCGCTCCCGTCTCTGCCCGCGCCGCTGTTGCCAGCAGACGAGAATCAGTTATGAGCACCGTTGACTCCGACGCCCGGGCCGCCCAGGCCGCTGCGCTGGAAGACCTCCAGCAGCGCttggaaaaggaggaaaagcaaTCGGAGCAGTATAGGAGGCAGTCGGAAGTCCTCCAGTCGAAACTGGACGACTCGGTTAAGGAGTCGGCCAAGTTGGAGGAGAAGGTTCACGAGCACGATGAGCTCCTCGAGACATTACGAAACGAGAAGCGGGAAGCCACTCGCAAAATCAGAGAGATGGAGACAATCTACGAGGCCGAGCGAAGCGCGATcctcaaggagaaggaagagatggcaaataaggaagaggagatgcagatggTAATCGCGCGATTGAAGGAGAGCTTGGCCCAAAAACTGAGCGTTGAGGACGACCCGAGGCCATCGAGGCAAT CAACTAGCGGTTCACCCTCCCTTgacggcagcagcttcgccCCACCGTCCTCTCTTCAGCGAAGCGATTCGCGAAATAGCTCCAAATTGATCCTACAGAAAGACAAGCTCATCGAGTCGCTGCGCTTGGAACTTGCAGAAGCCCAGATCAAACTGGTAGAATCCGAAAACCAGGGCGGGGGCAGATTGCGCGAGGTTGAGCGTCTGTTGATGGAGGCGCGCATGGCCAACGCACGACTCATGGAAGACAACGAAAGCTATCAACTGCTTCTCCAGGAAAAGACTCTCAAGGGAGATTTCGGCCAAAGCGACTTTAGCTACATGAACCCAAGCGTGAACCACGAGGCACTGGACGCCTTAGAGGGCAAAACAGCCGGCAACAGTCTTGCTGATGAGCTTGACGACGCAACACAATCTGAGCCCGATACTGGCGTTGACCATCGTCGTCTCGAAAGTGAACTCAAGGCTTTgagggagaagaacaaggctCTCTCGCTGTATATCAACAAGATCATCGAGCGcctcctccagcaccagGACTTTGAGACGATTCTGGATCAATCAGCAGATATGAAACCTCCGTTGCccgaaaaagacaaagatctaccaccaccacctccgcCAGCTGAGAAGAGTGAAAAAAGTGAGAAAAGTGAGAAAAGTGAGAAAAGGCTCTCAAGCGGACAGTTTCCATTACAGCGAACCAGAACTGCGCCCATCATGGCAGGGAGGACAAAGCCTCGGCCATTCTCCATCATTCAAACATCCGATGGCAACGTATTGGACCACACTGATCCCGACAAGGCCCCAAGCATTCCCATTGGTCTGGGCCGGATTAACCGGCGTTCGCGACCTGCGAGCGACCAATTCCCAGGAGCGGCAAGCCTAGTCAGCCAGATGTATAGGGGTCCAGACAGCCCTGCCTCGCCGCCGCTCACTAACAAAAGGCACTCAACTGCTTTCTTCCCGACTGCCGGAGTCATTGGCACTCCTGGACGGATTCCTAGCGGTAGCCAGGCTCCTTCGTCCGGAAATTTCCCAGGCACCAGAGGTGAAAGAAGCGAGACATCCAGCTTAAGCGGCGAGTCTGGCGAGATTTCCACGCCGCCATCACAGTCACCGCCTCGATCTCAGTCCGACAAGCAGACAACGTTCACTGGTAGCAAGCCGCGTCCGTTGAGACTTGTCCAAGAGAACCCAGACGCCGTCAAAGacaacaacgccaacaagCGGCAAAGCTGGATATCGGGCTGGGGCTGGGGTGGAAAGAAGGACGACGCGCCAGTCAGCCCTGCCATCCCAGAATAG
- a CDS encoding uncharacterized protein (EggNog:ENOG41) gives MSRSRMPLVLGLGAAGGIGYYLYSAGGNAKAAEAKFESDADRAAAKIKGKLPGDSPDAEKGFKNVGQEAGAKLDKALADADKEANKLKSNAESYAKDAKSETLKAIDKFDQKVEDGAAKAKSGISGWFGGSSK, from the exons ATGTCTAGATCACGAATGCCCTTAGTCCTCGGCCTCGGTGCCGCTGGTGGTATCGGCTACTATCTCTACAGCGCGGGCGGCAACGCCAAGGCGGCAGAGGCCAAATTCGAGA GCGACGCCGATCGAGCAGCTGCAAAAATCAAGGGCAAGCTCCCCGGCGACTCTCCCGATGCCGAGAAAGGCTTTAAAAACGTaggccaagaagctggcgCCAAGCTCGACAAAGCT TTGGCCGATGCCGATAAAGAAGCCAACAAGCTCAAGAGCAACGCAGAATCCTACGCCAAGGACGCCAAAAGCGAAACCTTGAAAGCCATCGACAAGTTTGACCAAAAGGTTGAAGACGGCGCCGCAAAGGCCAAGAGCGGCATCTCAGGCTGGTTTGGAGGAAGTAGCAAATAA
- a CDS encoding uncharacterized protein (BUSCO:EOG092D261T), whose translation MSTRRDFLSQPAPENYVAGLGRGATGFTTRSDLGPARDGPSEDQIKEAIAKRAAQLGLVPEGKKGKDKEEEEDDERYQDPDNEVGLFAGGVYDKDDEEADKIWEWVDERMDRRRRQREARENAERDEYERNNPKIQQQFSDLKRALASVSDDDWANLPEVGDLTGKNRRSKQALRQRFYAVPDSVLAAAGASGEMGTTVMDDGAASSTTDASDGTMTNFAKIGAARDRVLKSRLEQASQTAGGDSVIGTSTSIDAQGYITSLNKMQMNESQAQVGDINRVRELLQSVVKTNPNNALGWIAAARLEELAGKIVAARKTIDQGCTRCPKSEDAWLENIRLNHDSPNTKIIARRAIEANNRSVRLWVEAMRLETIPSNKKRVIRQALDHIPESEALWKEAVNLEDDPEDAKLMLAKATELIPLSVDLWLALARLETPENAQKVLNKARKAVPTSHEIWIAAARLQEQLGQGQKIPVLKRAVQVLAKESAMPKREEWIGEAEKCEEEGAIITCQNIIQETLGWGLDEDDDRKDTWAEDAKSSINRGKYETARAIYAYALRVFVNSRTMWMAAADLERNHGTRESLWQVLEKAVEACPKSEDLWMMLAKEKWQSGDVDNARLVLKRAFNQNPNNEDIWLAAVKLESENGNEDQARKLLAIAREQAPTDRVWMKSVVFERVLGNVETALDLVLQALQLFPTAAKLWMLKGQIYEDLGKTGQAREAYATGVKAVPRSVPLWLLYSRLEEKSGLTVKARSVLDRARLAVPKNGELWCESVRLERRAGNLSQAKSLMAKALQEAPKSGILWVEQIWNLEPRTQRKPRSLEAIKKVDNDPILFVAVARIFWGDRKLEKAQSWFEKALVLDADQGDSWAWYYRFLVQHGTDEKRADMVTKCVLNEPRHGEVWQSVAKNPKNAKKSVEEILKLVAAELEQ comes from the coding sequence ATGTCAACCCGACGCGACTTTCTGAGCCAGCCGGCTCCAGAAAACTACGTCGCGGGTCTGGGTCGAGGTGCCACCGGTTTCACAACCCGATCCGATCTTGGACCTGCTCGTGACGGCCCCAGCGAAGACCAGATCAAAGAGGCGATTGCGAAGCGTGCTGCACAGCTTGGACTCGTGCCTGAAggcaagaagggcaaagataaggaggaggaggaagacgatgaaaGATACCAGGATCCTGATAACGAGGTTGGACTTTTCGCGGGCGGAGTCTACGACAAGGACGATGAGGAAGCGGACAAGATCTGGGAGTGGGTAGATGAACGAATGGACCGACGAAGACGGCAAAGAGAGGCTCGTGAGAATGCTGAGCGCGATGAATATGAGAGGAACAACCCCAAAATCCAGCAGCAGTTTTCAGACCTGAAACGTGCTCTCGCCTCGGTCTCGGACGATGACTGGGCCAACTTGCCCGAGGTGGGCGATCTGACTGGTAAGAACCGGCGCAGCAAGCAGGCTTTGCGGCAGCGGTTCTATGCGGTGCCAGACAGCGTGCTCGCGGCCGCAGGGGCCTCGGGAGAGATGGGAACAACGGTTATGGATGACGGGGCTGCGTCAAGCACGACGGACGCATCTGACGGCACCATGACTAACTTTGCTAAGATCGGTGCTGCCCGCGACAGAGTCCTGAAGTCGAGGCTGGAACAGGCCTCACAAACCGCTGGTGGCGACTCGGTCATTGGAACTTCAACTAGCATCGATGCGCAGGGATACATTACGAGCTTAAACAAGATGCAGATGAACGAATCTCAGGCGCAGGTCGGTGATATCAACCGAGTGCGAGAGTTGCTTCAATCTGTTGTCAAGACCAACCCCAATAACGCTCTAGGCTGGATTGCAGCCGCCCGACTGGAGGAGTTGGCTGGCAAAATTGTGGCCGCGCGGAAAACAATCGACCAGGGTTGTACCCGGTGCCCTAAGAGCGAGGATGCGTGGCTGGAAAACATTCGACTTAACCACGACTCACCAAATACTAAGATTATTGCACGACGAGCTATCGAGGCCAACAACCGCTCAGTTAGGCTATGGGTGGAGGCAATGAGGTTGGAGACTATACCAAGCAACAAGAAACGAGTTATCAGACAGGCGCTGGACCATATTCCGGAGTCAGAGGCGCTATGGAAAGAAGCAGTCAACCTGGAGGACGACCCCGAAGACGCGAAGCTCATGCTGGCAAAGGCTACAGAGCTCATCCCGCTTTCTGTAGACTTGTGGCTGGCGTTGGCACGACTTGAAACCCCTGAGAATGCGCAGAAGGTATTGAACAAGGCACGAAAGGCAGTTCCAACTTCGCACGAGATTTGGATTGCAGCTGCTCGTTTACAGGAACAGCTGGGCCAAGGACAGAAGATTCCTGTTTTGAAGCGAGCTGTTCAAGTTCTGGCTAAAGAATCGGCCATGCCAAAGCGTGAAGAGTGGATTGGTGAGGCGGAAAAGTGTGAGGAAGAGGGTGCTATTATTACCTGCCAGAACATTATTCAGGAAACTCTGGGTTGGGGcctggacgaagacgatgaccGTAAGGATACGTGGGCGGAGGATGCCAAATCAAGTATCAACAGAGGCAAATATGAGACGGCGAGGGCTATCTACGCCTACGCCCTGCGCGTCTTTGTCAATAGCCGGACGATGTggatggctgcagcagaccTTGAGCGGAATCACGGAACGCGCGAATCTCTGTGGCAGGTCCTAGAGAAGGCGGTCGAAGCCTGTCCTAAGAGCGAGGATCTGTGGATGATGCTAGCCAAGGAGAAATGGCAATCGGGAGATGTGGACAATGCGAGATTGGTGCTTAAGCGAGCATTCAACCAGAACCCCAACAACGAGGACATCTGGCTGGCCGCCGTCAAACTGGAGTCTGAGAATGGCAACGAGGACCAGGCTCGGAAACTGCTGGCGATTGCAAGAGAACAAGCACCTACTGATCGTGTCTGGATGAAGAGCGTTGTCTTTGAGCGGGTCTTGGGCAATGTCGAAACTGCGCTGGACTTGGTTCTACAGGCATTACAACTCTTCCCCACCGCAGCCAAGCTATGGATGCTGAAGGGCCAAATATACGAAGACCTGGGCAAGACGGGGCAAGCTCGAGAGGCATACGCCACGGGAGTCAAGGCGGTTCCCAGATCCGTGCCTCTTTGGCTTCTGTACTCTCGCTTGGAGGAAAAGTCGGGTCTGACTGTCAAGGCCCGTTCAGTGCTTGACCGAGCCCGTCTGGCTGTACCCAAGAATGGAGAGCTCTGGTGTGAGTCTGTTCGCCTTGAGCGTCGTGCTGGCAACCTGTCTCAAGCCAAGTCACTTATGGCCAAGGCGCTTCAAGAAGCCCCCAAGAGCGGCATCCTCTGGGTCGAGCAAATCTGGAATCTGGAGCCTCGCACGCAGCGAAAGCCCCGCAGTCTGGAGGCCATCAAGAAGGTGGACAACGACCCGATCCTCTTTGTGGCCGTCGCCCGTATCTTCTGGGGCGACCGTAAACTGGAGAAGGCGCAAAGCTGGTTCGAGAAGGCCCTTGTGCTGGACGCGGATCAGGGCGACAGCTGGGCCTGGTACTACCGATTCCTAGTGCAACACGGCACGGACGAGAAGAGGGCGGATATGGTGACCAAGTGTGTGCTTAACGAGCCGAGGCACGGCGAGGTGTGGCAGTCTGTGGCCAAGAATCCCAAGAATGCGAAGAAGAGCGTGGAGGAGATTCTGAAGCTTGTTGCGGCAGAGCTAGAACAGTGA